One part of the Pseudopipra pipra isolate bDixPip1 chromosome 3, bDixPip1.hap1, whole genome shotgun sequence genome encodes these proteins:
- the LOC135410928 gene encoding cystatin-like yields MAGVTGVLVLLAVALFSAGVVRAGEYRPGLVGAPEVIDNPENDEGLQRALQFAMTAYNRASNDMYSSRVVRVISAKSQIVAGVKYIMKVEIARTTCTKPAADLQRCAFRDEPQMAKHTICNFVVLNVPWRNQIELLDSKCQ; encoded by the exons ATGGCGGGGGTGACTGGGGTTCTGGTGTTGCTGGCCGTGGCTCTGTTCTCCGCTGGCGTTGTGCGGGCCGGCGAATACCGCCCGGGGCTCGTGGGGGCCCCAGAGGTCATCGACAACCCTGAGAACGACGAGGGGCTGCAGCGGGCCTTGCAGTTCGCCATGACGGCGTACAACAGGGCCAGCAACGACATGTACTCCAGCCGGGTGGTGCGAGTCATCAGCGCCAAGAGCCAG ATTGTGGCTGGAGTCAAGTACATAATGAAAGTTGAGATTGCCCGGACAACTTGCACAAAGCCAGCAGCTGATCTCCAGCGCTGTGCTTTCCGTGACGAGCCACAGATGGCTAAG CACACCATTTGCAACTTCGTAGTACTGAATGTTCCTTGGCGAAACCAAATTGAGCTACTGGACAGTAAGTGCCAGTAA